A window from Triticum aestivum cultivar Chinese Spring chromosome 6D, IWGSC CS RefSeq v2.1, whole genome shotgun sequence encodes these proteins:
- the LOC123144841 gene encoding 39S ribosomal protein L41-A, mitochondrial, with product MPLGLILSSIGRSMRRKRTSSLNILSSKRAPRDYYKGKNCKPTGFHTRKGGYVMVDAKLPRFVVPDLTDFKLKPYVSQCARDELGASSAENKN from the exons ATGCCGCTGGGGCTGATACTGAGCTCGATCGGGAGGTCGATGCGGCGGAAGCGGACGTCCTCGCTCAACATCCTCTCCTCCAAGAGGGCGCCCCGGGACTACTACAAGGGCAAGAATTGCAAGCCCACCGGGTTCCACACCCGCAAAG GTGGCTATGTGATGGTGGATGCAAAGTTACCAAGATTCGTGGTCCCTGACTTGACTGATTTTAAG TTGAAGCCATATGTATCACAATGTGCCAGGGACGAACTCGGAGCCTCCTCAGCTGAAAACAAGAACTGA